The proteins below are encoded in one region of Longimicrobium sp.:
- a CDS encoding DUF6085 family protein: MISIEGAFCPACGEESLSVSSQYRIQCDAEECPRRSAAHEILADHEREHLVTFRAGGSYSLRHPLIERLNDEMVCRAVWVLGQRLEGGFTPGDNLNYRMVTLRPCTDTDDGEYRMDVVA; the protein is encoded by the coding sequence GTGATCAGCATCGAGGGAGCCTTCTGTCCAGCCTGCGGCGAGGAGTCCCTGTCCGTCTCCTCCCAGTACCGGATCCAGTGCGACGCCGAGGAGTGCCCGCGCCGGTCAGCGGCGCACGAGATCCTGGCTGACCACGAGCGCGAGCACCTGGTGACCTTCCGCGCGGGCGGGTCCTACAGCCTTCGGCACCCGCTGATCGAGCGGCTGAACGACGAGATGGTCTGCCGGGCGGTCTGGGTGCTCGGCCAGCGCCTGGAGGGCGGCTTCACGCCGGGCGACAACCTGAACTACCGGATGGTGACCCTGCGACCGTGCACGGACACCGACGACGGCGAGTACCGGATGGACGTGGTCGCATGA
- a CDS encoding DUF1353 domain-containing protein, protein MTQDLPVLLRADGQIQLTQELSRDTRWGRFVVWAGFVSDLASVPFVLRGLIANAGRRVNLAAIFHDMLCNDLNKRYREGRTRDERDPDGPMAGPRSTDQAFYEFLRDLGTPPLLARMYWTGVRWGALANPARRDSSWWRDAPLVLLMSILTGWFVVPLALLTLLGVGLYQVAEHVIYLVNRLIHL, encoded by the coding sequence GTGACGCAAGACCTGCCGGTCCTGCTTCGTGCCGATGGACAGATCCAGCTGACGCAGGAGCTGTCCCGCGACACGAGGTGGGGCCGGTTCGTCGTGTGGGCCGGGTTCGTCTCCGACCTGGCGTCGGTGCCGTTCGTCCTGCGCGGCCTGATCGCCAACGCCGGACGCCGTGTCAACCTGGCCGCGATCTTCCACGACATGCTCTGCAACGACCTGAACAAGCGCTACCGCGAGGGCCGCACCCGTGACGAGCGCGACCCGGACGGCCCGATGGCCGGTCCCCGATCCACCGACCAGGCCTTCTACGAGTTCCTGCGCGACCTGGGCACCCCGCCGCTGCTGGCCCGGATGTACTGGACAGGCGTCCGCTGGGGCGCGCTGGCCAACCCCGCCCGCCGGGACAGCTCATGGTGGCGGGACGCTCCCCTGGTCCTCCTGATGTCGATCCTCACCGGCTGGTTCGTGGTGCCGCTGGCCCTGCTGACCCTGCTCGGCGTCGGCCTCTACCAGGTCGCCGAGCACGTGATCTACCTGGTCAACCGCCTGATCCACCTCTGA
- a CDS encoding DUF3307 domain-containing protein → MTVSTGTRLVLAHLIGDYLVQTHHQAQRKTEAWGPALAHAATYTAAHLLVTRSPWRLLVIGGTHAVIDRYRLAKHAVWLKNQAAPAAYRPPHTATGYPEDTPPWMSVWLMIAADNTLHLAVNVLATATRD, encoded by the coding sequence GTGACCGTGTCAACCGGCACGCGGCTGGTGCTCGCGCACCTGATCGGCGACTACCTGGTGCAGACCCACCACCAGGCCCAGCGGAAGACCGAGGCCTGGGGTCCGGCGCTCGCGCACGCCGCGACGTACACGGCCGCGCACCTGCTGGTGACCCGGTCCCCGTGGCGGCTGCTGGTCATCGGCGGCACCCACGCCGTCATCGACCGGTACCGGCTGGCCAAGCACGCCGTCTGGCTGAAGAACCAGGCCGCCCCGGCCGCCTACCGGCCGCCGCACACCGCCACCGGGTACCCCGAGGACACTCCCCCGTGGATGTCCGTCTGGCTGATGATCGCGGCGGACAACACGCTCCACCTGGCGGTCAACGTCCTGGCGACCGCCACCCGAGACTGA
- a CDS encoding DEAD/DEAH box helicase: MTATLSKPAPAVDTSKLERATPGIYPFDIHEGRYAGRMAVYVPPTYMPRLQSIPGALYSKADSIWTLPKAWPAVLALGAMAKETKLPILPHPALQAWVNEQAEHWGKLRALADKLDKDAVKGPDDLFFPHQEVDGDWLSYGDGIEPTRGRLLLSETGIGKTAGAINGMRKLNLPDVNRPVLIIAPKKTMRTAWFDDLTDFLGEAPGPVVLVTGTPTQRRKALDQIAEAQTGVAIIGWDALRIHTRFAAAPGQALKKCEACGGPQQSAEDTVTEAKCQAHAKELNKIPWALIVADELHKAMNNTSQTTQALWGVVRSAPEAMRWGLTGTPVSRRVEQAWTVLHYADAEAWPVKTSWIEYYAESGYNLAGYFETYGLKPHRTDEFQQCFGAITRRRLKAEVLSLPPMIMGGGMVREVDMATEQRKAYNQMRDEMILLVKEGKIIASNPMVATGRLTMLASATGYPEDPEATSASTDDDIPVKMLLRMPSGKIDAVLEDMNGDEFGTDSVAVSLESRRLLRLLEAQMIESGIDPDQIAVIAGDMTQAAADQAIYDFQGKKKRWMLYTYAAGGTGVTLTAANWLLRVQRSWSPILWKQGLDRVHRIGSEAHDSINVIDYVTAGTVEDKQIDRHGQNAMLLESLVGDQDKLLALFS, translated from the coding sequence ATGACCGCCACCCTGTCCAAGCCCGCCCCGGCGGTTGACACGTCCAAGCTGGAGCGTGCGACGCCCGGCATCTACCCCTTCGACATCCACGAGGGCCGGTACGCCGGGCGCATGGCGGTTTACGTGCCGCCGACCTACATGCCGCGCCTCCAGTCGATCCCGGGTGCGCTGTACTCCAAGGCCGACAGCATCTGGACGCTGCCGAAGGCCTGGCCCGCCGTGCTGGCTCTGGGGGCGATGGCGAAGGAGACCAAGCTGCCGATCCTCCCGCACCCGGCTCTCCAGGCCTGGGTCAACGAGCAGGCCGAGCACTGGGGCAAGCTCCGGGCCCTGGCGGACAAGCTGGACAAGGACGCGGTCAAGGGCCCGGACGACCTGTTCTTCCCGCACCAGGAGGTGGACGGGGACTGGCTGTCCTACGGCGATGGGATCGAGCCCACGCGCGGGCGGCTGCTGCTCTCCGAGACCGGCATCGGCAAGACCGCCGGGGCGATCAACGGGATGCGGAAGCTGAACCTGCCCGATGTCAACCGGCCGGTGCTGATCATCGCGCCGAAGAAGACCATGCGGACCGCCTGGTTCGATGACCTGACCGACTTCCTGGGCGAGGCCCCGGGCCCGGTGGTCCTGGTGACCGGCACACCGACCCAGCGGCGCAAGGCCCTGGACCAGATCGCCGAGGCCCAGACCGGGGTCGCCATCATCGGCTGGGACGCCCTGCGGATCCACACCCGGTTCGCTGCCGCGCCCGGCCAGGCGCTGAAGAAGTGCGAGGCCTGCGGCGGCCCCCAGCAGTCGGCCGAGGACACCGTCACCGAGGCGAAGTGCCAGGCGCACGCCAAGGAGCTGAACAAGATCCCCTGGGCGCTGATCGTGGCCGACGAGCTGCACAAGGCCATGAACAACACCTCCCAGACCACCCAGGCGCTCTGGGGCGTCGTGCGCAGCGCTCCCGAGGCCATGCGGTGGGGGCTGACCGGTACGCCCGTCAGCCGCCGTGTGGAGCAGGCGTGGACCGTCCTGCACTACGCGGACGCCGAGGCCTGGCCGGTGAAGACCAGCTGGATCGAGTACTACGCCGAGTCCGGCTACAACCTGGCCGGGTACTTCGAGACCTACGGCCTGAAGCCGCACCGGACCGACGAGTTCCAGCAGTGCTTCGGCGCGATCACCCGGCGTCGGCTGAAGGCCGAGGTGCTGAGCCTGCCGCCCATGATCATGGGTGGCGGCATGGTCCGCGAGGTTGACATGGCCACCGAGCAGCGCAAGGCCTACAACCAGATGCGGGACGAGATGATCCTGCTGGTCAAGGAGGGCAAGATCATCGCCTCCAACCCGATGGTCGCCACCGGGCGGCTGACCATGCTGGCCAGCGCCACCGGCTACCCGGAGGACCCCGAGGCGACCAGCGCCAGCACCGATGACGACATCCCGGTCAAGATGCTGCTGCGGATGCCCAGCGGGAAGATCGACGCCGTCCTGGAGGACATGAACGGGGACGAGTTCGGCACGGACTCCGTGGCCGTCTCGCTGGAGTCCCGGCGGCTGCTGCGGCTGCTGGAGGCCCAGATGATCGAGTCCGGGATCGACCCCGACCAGATCGCCGTCATCGCCGGTGACATGACCCAGGCCGCCGCTGACCAGGCCATCTACGACTTCCAGGGCAAGAAGAAGCGCTGGATGCTCTACACCTACGCGGCCGGTGGCACGGGCGTCACGCTGACCGCCGCCAACTGGCTGCTGCGGGTCCAGCGGAGCTGGAGCCCGATCCTGTGGAAGCAGGGCTTGGACCGGGTCCACCGGATCGGCTCGGAGGCTCACGACAGCATCAACGTGATCGACTACGTCACAGCGGGCACGGTCGAGGACAAGCAGATCGACCGGCACGGCCAGAACGCGATGCTGCTGGAGAGCCTGGTCGGGGACCAGGACAAGCTGCTGGCGCTGTTCAGCTAG
- a CDS encoding DNA polymerase, whose translation MSVPNLRIRVLTSPDQVADFWTWLTRPDRKMVACDTETTGLDWWSSTFKVRLIQFGDVEGGWAIPFDGWTALIKGALEYCSRARIPLVFHNSGYDALALRAHGIELDWSIVEDTFVWAGLGGFAEQARTLKGCAQREFGGWAGAGERVLHTGMKNAGWTWADVPLGWKPYPLYGVVDTCITAGLWELWAPRRKLWAADHDLEIAVIRLVNDMSWRGLPTDGEYLLEQIEDHQAREDSIKAQLALYGISNPAQNGQLEVVLKNDGYPLAEKTASGKAKLDQDVLKLIDHPAAKLVLEYRQVHRWRGTYLEPIFNGAGSTLERGLLHPGIKPMEARTGRMSVENPPLQQLPANDPVVRRGIVARSEDEVFVSSDYGQIELRIWAVINKDKKMVEALKTADATGGDFFVELGKTVYGEPDFKKADKRRTLLKSTVYAKLFGGGIETAAATAEVDVYSLVPTWKALEAAYPSLEDVGNSLITTAKDDGGETIHTATSPFGRVFRVKDPQERRKLGNYVTQGTAAIALKKALVRLDAAGFGDTMLLPVHDEVCFSIPKTEEKDAMYEIAEVMNTVWTEEEFGLAVRAEPSSGANWAEAKG comes from the coding sequence ATGAGCGTGCCGAACCTGCGGATCCGCGTGCTGACCAGCCCGGACCAGGTCGCTGACTTCTGGACGTGGCTGACACGTCCGGACCGGAAGATGGTTGCCTGCGACACGGAGACGACGGGGCTGGACTGGTGGTCCTCCACCTTCAAGGTCCGGCTGATCCAGTTCGGGGATGTCGAGGGTGGCTGGGCCATCCCGTTCGACGGCTGGACCGCACTGATCAAGGGCGCGCTGGAGTACTGCTCCCGGGCCCGGATCCCGCTGGTCTTCCACAACAGCGGCTACGACGCCCTGGCGCTCCGCGCGCACGGCATCGAGCTGGACTGGTCGATCGTGGAGGACACCTTCGTCTGGGCCGGTCTGGGCGGCTTCGCCGAGCAGGCCCGCACGCTGAAGGGCTGCGCCCAGCGCGAGTTCGGCGGCTGGGCCGGAGCCGGGGAGCGTGTGCTGCACACCGGCATGAAGAACGCGGGCTGGACCTGGGCGGATGTCCCGCTCGGGTGGAAGCCCTACCCGCTCTACGGCGTGGTTGACACGTGCATCACCGCAGGCCTGTGGGAGCTGTGGGCCCCGCGCCGGAAGCTCTGGGCGGCCGACCACGACCTGGAGATCGCGGTCATCCGGCTGGTCAACGACATGAGCTGGCGCGGCCTGCCCACCGACGGCGAGTACCTGCTGGAGCAGATCGAGGACCACCAGGCGCGCGAGGACTCGATCAAGGCCCAGCTGGCGCTCTACGGCATCTCCAACCCGGCGCAGAACGGCCAGCTGGAGGTGGTCCTGAAGAACGACGGCTACCCGCTGGCGGAGAAGACCGCGTCGGGCAAGGCCAAGCTGGACCAGGACGTGCTGAAGCTGATCGACCACCCGGCGGCCAAGCTGGTCCTGGAGTACCGCCAGGTGCACCGCTGGCGCGGGACCTACCTGGAGCCGATCTTCAACGGCGCGGGCAGCACCCTGGAGCGCGGTCTGCTGCACCCGGGCATCAAGCCGATGGAGGCCCGCACCGGCCGCATGTCGGTGGAGAACCCGCCGCTCCAGCAGCTGCCCGCCAACGACCCGGTCGTCCGCCGGGGGATCGTCGCGCGCTCGGAGGACGAGGTCTTCGTGTCCTCGGACTACGGCCAGATCGAGCTGCGGATCTGGGCGGTGATCAACAAGGACAAGAAGATGGTCGAGGCCCTGAAGACCGCCGATGCCACCGGTGGGGACTTCTTCGTGGAGCTGGGCAAGACCGTCTACGGGGAGCCGGACTTCAAGAAGGCCGACAAGCGCCGCACGCTGCTGAAGTCCACCGTCTACGCCAAGCTGTTCGGCGGCGGCATCGAGACCGCAGCGGCCACGGCCGAGGTCGATGTCTACTCCCTGGTCCCGACGTGGAAGGCCCTGGAGGCCGCCTACCCGTCCCTGGAGGACGTGGGCAACTCCCTGATCACCACGGCCAAGGACGACGGCGGCGAGACCATCCACACGGCCACCAGCCCGTTCGGCCGGGTCTTCCGGGTCAAGGACCCCCAGGAGCGCCGGAAGCTGGGCAACTACGTCACCCAGGGCACGGCCGCCATCGCGCTGAAGAAGGCCCTGGTCCGGCTGGACGCCGCAGGGTTCGGCGACACGATGCTGCTGCCGGTCCACGACGAGGTCTGCTTCTCGATCCCGAAGACCGAGGAGAAGGACGCGATGTACGAGATCGCCGAGGTGATGAACACCGTGTGGACCGAGGAGGAGTTCGGGCTGGCCGTGCGTGCCGAGCCCAGCTCCGGAGCCAACTGGGCGGAGGCCAAGGGATGA